From Camelina sativa cultivar DH55 chromosome 7, Cs, whole genome shotgun sequence, one genomic window encodes:
- the LOC104700591 gene encoding tropinone reductase homolog At2g29170 isoform X2 produces the protein MAKPGENLRDKSRWSLGGMTALVTGSSKGLGEAVVEELAMLGARVHTCARDETLLQECLLEWQVKGFQVTTSVCDVSSRDQRHKLMENVSSLFQGKLNILVS, from the exons ATGGCTAagccaggagaaaacttgagaGACAAATCGAGATGGAGCCTTGGAGGCATGACCGCTCTTGTGACCGGTAGCTCGAAAGGACTCGG AGAAGCTGTGGTCGAGGAACTAGCTATGTTGGGTGCAAGAGTTCACACATGTGCCAGAGACGAAACTCTGCTTCAAGAATGCTTACTTGAATGGCAAGTAAAAGGGTTTCAGGTCACCACTTCCGTATGCGACGTTTCTTCTCGTGACCAACGACATAAACTCATGGAaaatgtttcttctctcttccaagGAAAACTCAACATCCTCGTAAGTTGA
- the LOC104700591 gene encoding tropinone reductase homolog At2g29170 isoform X1, protein MAKPGENLRDKSRWSLGGMTALVTGSSKGLGEAVVEELAMLGARVHTCARDETLLQECLLEWQVKGFQVTTSVCDVSSRDQRHKLMENVSSLFQGKLNILVNNAGTGI, encoded by the exons ATGGCTAagccaggagaaaacttgagaGACAAATCGAGATGGAGCCTTGGAGGCATGACCGCTCTTGTGACCGGTAGCTCGAAAGGACTCGG AGAAGCTGTGGTCGAGGAACTAGCTATGTTGGGTGCAAGAGTTCACACATGTGCCAGAGACGAAACTCTGCTTCAAGAATGCTTACTTGAATGGCAAGTAAAAGGGTTTCAGGTCACCACTTCCGTATGCGACGTTTCTTCTCGTGACCAACGACATAAACTCATGGAaaatgtttcttctctcttccaagGAAAACTCAACATCCTC GTAAACAATGCGGGAACGGGTAtatga